Genomic window (Pyrus communis chromosome 13, drPyrComm1.1, whole genome shotgun sequence):
GGGGACGGTGGAGAATAGACTGCAAACCAAGTCTGGATGCTGGTTAACCCAAGTGCTGCTAGAACACCCACGAAAGCCAGGAAAGTCCAGGGGCTACTGAAATGATCGTGACAGAATTGAGACATCCAGGTCTTCCACTTGTTTTTGTAGTGTTTTTCTATTTCGGCTGTGACATCGCGGTATATGTCAGTGTTAGGGACCAAGTCAGTGCTAATGTCATTAAAGAGCTGAGCCACCTCCTCATCACTCCCCAGTAAGTTGTAAAGTACACCGGCTGACCTTAGCTTCTTAACATCATCTGCATGATCAATGAGTGCATCAAGGAAGCTGATGTACGAGGTGACCGCAAAATCATTCTGGAAATCAGGACACATTTCATATGCTATCAGATTCATGAACTTAGGCCCTGTTGAGTCATCTACCGATATTGCAGGAAGACTAAGGAATCCTGCAAAGGAATGAGAAACAAAAGATATGTCCCCCAAAGAGTTACTGTTACTAAGCGTAAAATGGATCCCGGCTGCATCAAGCTCTTGTACATTGCGAAAAGATTGTACAGAGTGGTCTTTAGGTCGCTTATCGGGATTTTTTTGTGTACCTAGCATTCTTGTTCGGAGAAGATCAAGAAGATGAGCGGGCTCTTTTTCCATGGTTATTGCTACGTTTGGTTGCTTCTTTCCGGGTTCACCAATGTTC
Coding sequences:
- the LOC137711973 gene encoding UPF0481 protein At3g47200-like, yielding MGEVRNGSREDRFKKVREAPETPDYSLKPKIQRVPFMLRNPKTFEKYYEPRAVAIGPFHHGNPRCELAEDFKLMLTKRFLNYTSQTVEALHQKVEENIKELRECYAKEATQHCDDETLAWMLFLDGCSTLQFIQSFVKEKLEELSIKRDQMAFAQQDLFLLENQVPYQVLELLMSSSNKCRELKNSIETYVQVNIGEPGKKQPNVAITMEKEPAHLLDLLRTRMLGTQKNPDKRPKDHSVQSFRNVQELDAAGIHFTLSNSNSLGDISFVSHSFAGFLSLPAISVDDSTGPKFMNLIAYEMCPDFQNDFAVTSYISFLDALIDHADDVKKLRSAGVLYNLLGSDEEVAQLFNDISTDLVPNTDIYRDVTAEIEKHYKNKWKTWMSQFCHDHFSSPWTFLAFVGVLAALGLTSIQTWFAVYSPPSPCDVVCQNLKMRWKLK